DNA sequence from the Marmota flaviventris isolate mMarFla1 chromosome 15, mMarFla1.hap1, whole genome shotgun sequence genome:
TAAACAAGGGAGTGTTAAGAAATAGAGGACATGGGGGATATTCAGATAGGTCTGACCAAGAATTACCTCAATGTTTTATGTTATTCAAATGAGCTCATGTTAAAGCCACCAAATTCAAGCCTGAACCTTTTTCTATGTTGAGTCCAGTTGGTCCTTAATGAAGTTACAGTATTCTGATAGTTTAGGATTGAAAGATTCTTCTCTGGATAGCAGACATTGTTGGCAGTGGAaggaaattattttgttgttgacaGAGAATACAGTAATGAGAGAAGTTTGAAAACAGACAGATGAGAAGGTTAATACAATTTCTATTTCATAggttctttataattttaaaaacttgaaaaaaacagatttattctcTACCCTCTCTCTTTTTGCAGAATGCTCTCGTCTCaggcctctcctctcctctttgtGTATCCTTCCCATGTACTTTCCTCCAGCTCTTGGTCTTTGCATTTCAACCTGGGCTGCTGATTCCCATATTGCTGTCTCCAACACTGGTGTTGTACCTAAGCCTCAGGGTCAGGATCTGCTTTTAGTTAGAAAGAAATCATAGAGTTTTCAGTCAACACCCACATTTGGGCCCCACCTCAGTCACTTAGGACCTTGAGCAAATTGTGTAACCTCTTATTATTAAGTGAGTTCTTACATAAAAACATTATAAGTGGTCGCTAGTATGACATGGTAGTTATCATGATTCTTGAAATCTCCATTTTGGGAAAGAAATAGACACCTTAGGTTTAACACGAATAGAACAtactttttcatttccttcttttcatccTGTTTGCCTCTCTGATTTTGTCATGCTAGTAATATCACCAGTTTCTGCCCAGTTGCTCAGGCCATGTTTTAGTTGATGCTCCTCCCCTGTCGTCTCTGACAACCAATCTCTATCTCTATCCTATCTTCAAAATACATctgaaatttatccatttccatttctttccaaCTCTGCTGCTACTGGTCTGTCAGTGTTTGGTCATGTATGTTGATTACCCAAGTGTTCTAGCAGATGTCCTGCTCCAAACTTCCATCTCTCAGACTCACCCTGTACTAGTAgaccaatttttttgtttgtttttgattgaatTCCAAACCTCATCTACAGTAGCCTCCTTTCAGTCCTTCAACCTGCTATGCTCATGTACCTATTAGGTCTTTGCTATTTACATGGCTGTTCCTCATCTCTTTAAGATCCTGGCTCAGACATAACCTCCCCAAGTGAGACCATCATGACCACTTGGTCAAACGTAACCATTCCCCTAAGTAACTTTATATTATATGATTGCTGCCCCCCACCAAATTACGTGGTGTTCCCCTTTCTCCGCtgcaattattttctatttacctATCTCCTCCCCATCTATGTAAGCACCACAAATGCCAGGACTTTTCTTGTCTAAGTCACTCACTGTGTCTAGAGGAGTTCTTAAGTTTTGGCCTAtagtttaacaaatatatattgagtGAATATTGAATAACAGTCAACAATTGTAGAAGGGTAGCAAAGCAGGCTGATTTTACACATTTTAACATAAAAGGAATGACCACATTCACAAAAGTAGGCAGTGGCAGAAGCAGGATTTGAACTCGGATTCGTTTATGTTTTTTCAATCTCCATTCCATATAGTAGTGGGCAGGTCCAGACCAGTTTCCAGCTGAATATGCTCAATGTGATGCTTTGGAATTATTTGCATTTCAGGTTTCATAGAGGGTTGGAAAAAGAGCTAAAGAGAGGTTTATAATGGACAGTAGGTGTGTGCTACAAGATCTTGGAATTACCTTTTAAAGTCTCGTATCACaaagttcaattaaaaaaaaattcttatttactACTTCACAGTGTATCTGATAGATGATAGAATGTAAATCTGACCACTGTGGTTAGTGAGAAAAACAGGAAGTACATTGTGATCCCTGGGCAGGGTGACACGCTATGCAGGACCCAAAACCTACAGGTCCTTGAGGAGAACATGGGAAGCTGACAGTTATAATTCCTCTCTTCTGGAGCTCACAGGTTAAGGGAAAGATGGCAATATCTAAAATAGGCAGAATTTTAGACTTTAGAACCAAAAAGTTCAGAAAAAGGGTGTCCAGAAAAGAGTACCAAGAATGAAGAGATAATGAAAGTAAATGGTTTGTAATGCTGCTGAAATGAACAggattatggtttttaaaaaaatttttttttttataaaatggaatttggTGGGGGGAAGTGGTCAGATTTATACTCTATCAGACACACTGTGAAGTagtaaataagaatttttttttaaattgaactttGTGGTAAGAGACTTTAAAGGGTAATTCAAAGATCTTGTAGCACATACCTCTACTACCCATTATAAACTTCTCTTTAGCTCTTTTTCCAACTCTCTATGAAACCTGAAATACAAATAATTCCAAAGCATCACACTCAGCATGTTCAGCTAGAAACTGATTTACACTACTAGTCTGGACCTGCCCACTACTATATGAAATGGAGGTTGAAACAATGTAAATGAATCCGAGTTCAAATCCTGCTTCTGCCACTGTCTAGTTTTGGTGGATGGACcgagtatctttatttatttattcttatgtggtgctgaggattgaacccagtgcctcacacatgtgaggcaagtgctctagagctacaaccccatccccgGGATTATGTTTTCCCAGCCCCaggattatgttttatttatttttagactttgGAGAAGGATCCTTGGTAATAGTTTTGTTTCCATAAGGTTGGAAAGTAGGAGACACCAGTTTCAAGTGGGGcatagaaaatttatttctctaaagTACTGGGAACAGGCTAAAATATTCATTCTCTAGAAGAGTATGTGTACTAAGGGAGATAGGAGTGAAGCAGACATGAGATTGTACCAACTGTATGACGTAAAAATCAGTAACTTAAAAACTGTCTGTGGTGTTTGAGCTGCTAATGTTATTCACAGCATAACATCTCCTTGCCATGGAGTAGGTCTACTTGGTGATTCACAGAAGGTAGAAGCTTATGTGAGTGTGATAGCTTTATAGTACAGACAGAGGCAACTATTCAAATGCTGCTTTTGAGTTTTGTGACCAGTTGGTCCTTTTCATGTGATACAAATGTCACCATGGGTAAAGTCTCTTTCCTGTTCTTGTCACTTTATCACTTTGTTCTCACTTACCCTGTTTCTAAccttttgtttatcctttcagaGGACCTTTATGTATACACATGGCAACACCACATACCCTCATGCTTTTAACCTCTCTCCATTGCCACTTTCCTTGTACCTAGAATGTAATACGTACCCCGAAACTCAGTTTTaatagtttttgctttttctaaaatttgctagaaaaatgtgttctatgtagaaattaacaaatgtataatgttttcttttttgtgctttttgtttgtttttagctccCTGTGCTGTCAGGAATCTACAGGACTTGGCTCGTATTTACATTCGGCGCACACTTAGAAATTTCATAAATGATGAGATGCAGGCCAAGGGGATTCCTCAAAGGGCTCCACCTAAGAGGAAAAGAAAGCGAGTTAAACAGAGAATCAACACTTATGTGTTTGTGGGTAATCAGCTCATTCCTCAGCCTTTAGACAGTGAGGAGGatgaaaaaatggaagaagataACAAAGAAGAGGATGAGAAAGATCATAATGAAGCCATGAAGCCAGAGGAGCCACCACAGAATTTACTGAGGGAAAAAATCATGAAGCTGCCCCTCCCTGAGTCTTTGAAAGCTTACTTGACATATTTTAGAGACAAATAACTTATATCAAAAAGAATGCCTACTGATGATTCCTTTAGTCTTGAAAATGTAGCGTTTATTAGgagttaaaagaaagaattatttgtTTCATCAGAGTGAATcatagtggaaaaaaatataacttgTTTCTCTTAGTAACAAAGATGATGTATTCAGTGATGAAAAAGAAACTcttttataaaaatctatttttctttaaatcttggGAAAATGCTGTTTTAACTCAGTGATTTCAAAGAGGAATGCAGCAATAGTCAAGACTTTGTGTAATATAAGTCCCTTTCTGATTCCCTACAGATTTGTAgaggtgagggttagatttaattttatataagtaaTTGTTAAGCATATATAATCTGATTTGAATTGCAGTTGTTTGCATTTCCTCTATGAAAACTTTCTTATCTAATAAGGAAATCAAATGCTTTGTAGACCTATTTACCTTACTTTTGTTGCAATCACTGTTGCTGAGTTGCTGTAGATATGTTCCGGGCAATATATGAGTGCAATAATAATACAAGATATTGAGTAATTTAGctttaaaaaacccacaaatttcatgaaattttacaGCCCTGCAGCTTTTACTTTTGAATTTATTGCCAAAAGACATGGGGAAAATACCTGCTTCTCTTATAGAGATTTTAAGAGCACAGCAAGTGAATATTAAAGTAGAACGTATATACTTAATACAACTCAATTTGTATGGACCCTTTacattttcagtatttaaaaataatgaggttATCTTAACTCAGAATTTTCAAAGGTAGTATATTTAGGATTGTTTTTCTGTAGTTCACTGTACAAagtatttggttttaaaaaaaaaatctatcatccTCTCTGACTATAATAGCATAGAGAAAAGAGTGAATAAATAAGCACGAGTGATCACCACTTTCTCAGATAGCTCCGAATAGCAGGGCCAGAGCAGATGTGGTCAGCTGATGCACTTTAGCAAATGGGACTTCTAGCCTATCTGTATATTTAACTTTACAAGATAGGGATAAACTTGCCTATATTTGCTTTGGATCTTTCTAGTGTAAGAAATATTCACAGAACTTGTATGTAGACACATTTGTGTTAAAAATCTGGTTCAGAATCATAGTGTAATCTTTGGGACCTACACCATGTGCATTCAACTTCTTcccatatttttctgtttctttggtaaaattatatattcatttttgctTAATGTTGCATACTTAAGCTACATagtgtatcagtgacaaaacaGGTAATTAATGTCgttattaggatttttttttcctcttaaggcTTGGAAACACTCATTCCTTGTTAAAATGTACAATGTAATATATTTACTACTTAGTGTTAACATggatcatgtattttttaaagggaaaaatttGAAATTGCCATTTATTACCACCAGCATCATATTAAAACAGTTGCTCAGATTTTCTTATGGAAACTCAAATCATTGTATAGTGAAAGACTGTTATCTCTTTACTAAGATTcaaatattgttttcaaaaatCTTAGCTGTAGTAATTCCACATATCTAAAACACTTGTTTGGGGTGGGTACCTAACTCAGTGGTGGACcccttgactagcatgtgtgaagccctgggttctgtgctcagaaccacaaaaacaataacaagcaATTGTTTGAAATGATCTAGACACAAAATTGCCCCCAATCATTTTAGTAATGTGAAAGAAAATTTCTTGGAAGGTATTCGTTTTATACTCATGGCTGGGAAATGGAATGGGGGACTCTAAATTTTTTCTTAGATAATTATTAAACTTTTATTAAGAAATTCCCCATCTCATTTCTAAGAAAAAGAATCAGTTTTATGCTTTTGTTATCTGttacaaatattcatttaattcttGAGTTGTTTCAGAAGTTTAATCATGAATTCCTGGTACCCACATATTTTTATCTAGAAAACCTAGGAAGAGTTTTCATCTTGTCTAATTCCCtactcccattttttaaaaaaattgttatttgagCTGGTGCCAGATGcgtaaaaatacacattttttttgttgttgttgatgctCTTACCCATTTGGTAAAATTTTTGTTAAGGATATATTTGAAGATGGACATTTTCATATTGTCTTTCATTCTGTTGACCTTAGCAAAATGTATAGTAGATTTTCATGATCACTGcttattttttttgtcattgaacTGTATCTTTTGTGTtcttaaatgcatttattttacagGTATGACTTTTATCGTTGACTTTAAATAAAGaggtagaaataaaatatgaaaattcaagTGAGAGCCTTCTTATCTATTATGCAAATATATTGGAATAAGAATATTTTGGGTTTGTGTTTTTAATGAATTCATATTTACTTGATTATAGAAAATTATGCTTTTATCAGTAGAGAAGTAGcaaatgaagatgaaatagaaaatgaatgtgaTGGGGAATATCATGGAAttttatagatagataaatgaggcatttgattttgcaaatgagaaagtAGGCCTAGAGTGGTGGCATGTTTTGCTAGTTATATAGCTAGTTGGAGAAAGGGCTTGAAATAGTATTCAGCATTAGCGAAATCCCAAGAATCTGGCAATGATACCATAACTACTGAGAAGCTAATTTAAATCTGTACTGCTTACTGGTTGATACATGTGGTTCTGATATtaatgaaaaaaactaaaatagcaTACATAgtgattataataaaatacaaaaagcataTTGATTTCTAGCTGTTTGagataataaaattgaaacaaagccTGTTGAATCATTGGAAGACTTGGaaagtcattttaaataaaaaatcacatataattAAGCATCATTTTCTAGTGGCctggcatttctttctttctttttaaaaaacttatgaaTTTAGATGATCTCAATATACCTGTGGATGTAGGTGAATTATGGTTTATGGTGGTCCGTGTTTGAACATCTTTGTTCAAACTTCTTTGTGCCTATTGCCAGCTCTGAAggatgtagtttttttttttggtagtgggtgGCAGGGtaacagggattaaactcaagggcactcaacccaCTGAGCCAtgtacccagccctattttgtattgtatttagagacagggtctcactgagtttcttagcacctcgcttttgctttggctggctttgagctctatcctcctgcctctgcctcccaagctgctgggtttacaggcgtgagccaccatgtccagctaaagatgtagttttataaaaattattttaataaaatactcaTATATATAAagtctttttataaaatacatgtaaagtACCAGGAATAAGTTCAGTGTAGGTGCATGTGTACATACTGTAAGGTTGGACTATTAGCATAACCAACGTCTGTGTGCCCCTTCCCAATCTCAATCCCTCCCTTCTCAGGGATTAAATGAGATTTATCCCTCAGGGTAACTCTGTTTTTTCTGACCTTgctttttgctgttattttgccaCTGGCTTGTATTTACACAACCTGTATATTATTTGGCTTCATACGTGGCTATATTcatactgtatgtatatattcttCTGTGGCTCTCTTATTCACTCCTTGCTACTTTTCTGAGGTTAATTTATGTTGTATGCAGTTGTGTTACACTAACAGTTCATAATTTATTCTATGATGGACATTTTTTTGTTCCTGCAAATAGTTTACTATGAACATTCTACATGTATAGTGGCTGTGAGAGTTTTTTCGTAGGTTGTAcatctagggatagaattactaCTAGATTATAGAACATACTTATATTCACTTTTACCCAGATGGTACagatttgttttccaaaataatgaACAATGTATGTTCTATCCAGCTATGTTTAGATTTTTTGGTTATACCACATCCTCACCTATATACACTATAATTTTTTGCCTGTTGAGTAGTGTGAAATATCTTACAGGGACTTTGTTACTTATTAGgtaatgagtttttattttttaaataatttcaagtattgttttgattttaggtttcctttctgaaaaaggaaaactttGTCAGTCAAGTCTTATACGTTTTTTTCATGGgtagtttctttttaaagactaaCTTATAGGAGTTCTATTTGTAGCCTTGGTATTATTCCATTGTCAGTTATGTGTGTTGGAAATATGGTTTATTCTGAGCCAAATACGAGTGACCATGGACTCAAGTTACCCTGAATGGCATGTACCACTGTGGAAGAGGTTATGTGATTTATGATAATCACAGAATCAAAGTCATAAATCAGTGCATTTGGTGATCAAGTGTGGGAGCATCAGGTAGGTGGGCTTATGGCAAGGGGGGATCTCTCTTCTGTTAGGTTTCAGATGTTACACCGTCTTAGCTTTAGGCTTGCTGCAGGCTAGAGGTCTGCTAAGCTTAGTGACACATTCTGAGAAGTTACATAATAGTCATCAGAAGGTTACACCTGATGCAGAAGTGAAGGTAAGTGGCTATCAAAGGGTCTGAGATAGCCTGAGATAATAGTCTCTCAAGTTACGACATTACCTGTGTCTGCAGGGTTCTGCTTAGGCAGGGTCAAGTAGTCTGCAGGAGCTTTTAATAAGACATGCAGCTTTTTCAGAGAACTTCATTTTACAGTTCCCCCTGTTGGTGCCATTTTCAGTTTTAAGTTTCAAATTCATCTTTTTACACCTTCAATACAAAGATcgtgaaaatattatatattttcttgcagaagtttttatgatttttttttcctttcacatttgAATCCACAATATACCTGGGATATTGATCTTTGGTCAGAAATATGGTCcagtttgattattttttttttcacttgtttgaTCAATTGTTTCATGAccaatttttaaagactttttcctCTCCTGTGATCTACAGTGGTAACTTGATCACAAATTaagttttcatgtatttgtgttcgtatatagctttcttttttattttattagtttatatatCCCTCTGCTAAACCACACAGTTTTATTTACTATAGATTTACCCTAATTCTTGATATACTAAGCTAAGTCTCTTCAACTTATGTTCCAGGCATTTCTCGGTTATTCTTGAACCAGTAGACTTTCATGTAATTTTATGAACAGCTTTTCAGATTACACATGTACACAACATTTTTGGGATTACCTTGGAATAATATTGAATTTAAAGGTCAGATTGTGCCCCTCTTGCCAAGCTTATGATATGAATACATGAATATGGTATTCCTTTGGGGTCTTATTAAAAATAGTTAACACAATTTGGCTCTAAGGTCTGTCATCTTTcgttaggtttattgctattcTTGTGTTCTGTTTATTAAAATGGTATTTTagactttttattgatttttgtacaaTATTTATATCCTTGTCTCTTGTGACTTTTCTAGGTTTTCTACACAGAGACtcatatctttaaattttagacagttttgtgttgtttttttggggggggattttttattttacctga
Encoded proteins:
- the Pcmtd1 gene encoding protein-L-isoaspartate O-methyltransferase domain-containing protein 1 isoform X4 gives rise to the protein MKILLKVGGILVMPIEDQLTQIMRTGQNTWESKNILAVSFAPLVQPSKNDNGKPDSVGLPPCAVRNLQDLARIYIRRTLRNFINDEMQAKGIPQRAPPKRKRKRVKQRINTYVFVGNQLIPQPLDSEEDEKMEEDNKEEDEKDHNEAMKPEEPPQNLLREKIMKLPLPESLKAYLTYFRDK